DNA from Microvirga ossetica:
TAGAAGGCGATCGGGCGGCCATGGGCTGCGACGTATCGATGGGTCTCACGCAGATAATCGAAGGTGGATTCCGAGGGCACGAAAGCCGCATGCACCAGCTGGCTGGTGGCATCATCGATATAAGCCAGAAGCGTGCATTGCGGGCCACGGTTCTCGAACCACCAATGCTTGGAGCCGTCGATCTGGATCAGTTCGCCCCTGCGCTCCCGGCGATTGCGTGGTTGGTGCACGGAAGGAAGGCGTCGGCGGCGATCCAGCCACAGACCGTCTTCGATCATCCATTTGCGGACCGTCTCTCGGGACACGGGACAACCATGGGTCTCCCGCAGCTTCTCAGTAGCCAGCGTCGGACCGAAGTCTGGATAGCGCTCCTTGATGATCGTCATGACCAAGTCGCGGACTGACGCGGGAAGCCGGTTGTTGCCGGGCTGGCCGCGCCGCTTCGACACGAGGCAGACAGCTCCATGCTGCCGGAAGCCCTTCAACAGCCGGAAGACCTGTCGGCGTTTGAGCCGGAGCAGGCCGCAAGCGTCCCGAACGGTCACCCGACGGGCTTCTAAATCCATCAGCACATCCAGCCGGGAAAACTCCTTGGCGCTCATCGACACCACCGTCATACGGCACGTCCTCCTGCAGCCCCGAAAAGCAGGAGAGTGCCATTTGAACTTTGCAGAGGGGTGTCATCTCTATATTGCGTCTACATCTCAATTTCGCATAAGATATATTATGGAACTTAAACTGATATGTTTCTATAGGGAGAGAGGTCGTAAGCCGGCCGCTTCTCTCCGATCGTGCAATCGCCAGTCAGACGTAGAAACTCTTCCGACGCTCAATGCATCTCAATCTGCAGCCCGTCATAGGCCGGCTCGATATGCGGCGGCAGCTTTCGGCGTAGCGTCTCGTAATCGAGATCCGTGTGAAGATTCGTCAGGATGGCACGCTTGGGCTTGACCCTCTCGATCAGCGTCAAGGCCTCGGACACCGAGAAATGCGTGGGATGCGGCGTGTAGCGCAAGGCATCCAGGATCAGCACCTCCAAGCCTTCCAAATTCCGCACACTCTCTTCCGGCATCAGGCTCACATCCGGCGCATAGGCAAGATCGCCGAACCGGAAGCCCATGGCATCGATGTCCCCATGGACCATCTTGAACGGCAGAGCCTCGATGGCCCCGCCCGGACCCGGAACGGCGGCGGTGACGCCGATCTGCAGATGGCGCATCTTCAGGATCGGCGGATAGGAACTGCCGGCCGGCGTATCGAAGCAATAGCCGAACCGCATCTGGAGCAGTTCGCTTGTCATCCGGTCGGCATAGACCGGAATGCGGTGGCGCTGAACGAGGGCGAGCGGCCGAAGGTCGTCGATCCCATGGATATGATCGGCGTGCTCATGGGTGTAAAGAACGGCATCCAGGCGCCTGACATCGGCTCCGAGAAGCTGGTCGCGCAGATCGGGTGTGGTATCGACCAGCACCGTGGTGACCGCGCCGTCAGGGCCGGCTTTTTCGAGCAGGATCGAGCAGCGCCGGCGCCTGTTCTTGGGGTTCGACGGATCGCATGCACCCCAGCCGACGCCGACGCGCGGCACGCCGGCGGATGACCCGCAGCCGAGGATCGTCACCCGCAGCGTCATGAAGCCAGCACCTGGCCCTGGGCCGCGTCGGCAGCGGCCGCCTTGGCGAACAGGCGATAGAAATTGGCCGTCGTCAGTTCCGCGACGGCCTGATCGGCCACGCCGATGACGTCGGCTAGCACGTGAGCCGTATGAGCCACGAAGGCCGGCTCATTGGTTTTGCCGCGATATGGGACGGGGGCCAGATAGGGCGCGTCAGTCTCCACCAGGAGACGATCATGCGGCACGTTCGCCGCGATCCGGCGGATGTCCTCGGAATTCCTGAAGGTCAGGATCCCGGAAAACGAGACGTAGAGCCCGAGCTCGACGCCGACCTGGGCCAGCTTTTCACCGGACGAGAAGCAGTGGAGAACCGCATCGAAGCGCCCTCGTCCCGTTTCCTCGGTCAGGATCCGGATCATGTCGTCGTCGGCATTCCGCGCGTGGATAACCAGAGGCAGCCCGGTTTCGCGCGCGGCTGCGATATGGGTGCGGAAAACCTGCTGCTGCACGTCGCGCGGGCTCTTGTCGTAATGGTAGTCAAGACCGGCTTCGCCGATGGCGATGCAGCGCGGATGCCGGGACAGCGCGACCAGCCGATCGGCCGGCACATCCGGTTCCACGGCGGCATTGTGCGGATGCGTGCCGATTGTGCAGTAAACGCTCTCATGGGCCTCGGCGAGAGCCCGATAGGTGTCGAAGCGTGCCACATGGGTCGAAATGGTCACCATACGGCCGACGCCGGCCGACGCGGCAGCCGCCAGAACCTCGGGGAGGCGGCTCTGAAAATCCGGGAAATCCAGGTGGCAATGGCTGTCGACCAACATCGGTGAAGGCGCCCTCCTCTGCGGCGGCTAGAGCTGTTTCCACTTGCGCGGAATCATCTCTCTTCTTTGGTTTGCCGCATTTTTTGACGGCGAACCGGATCCACTTCGCCGAAAAATGCTCCAGCGGCACAGGCTGCATAAAGCGGATCGCAGCCTTCGTCTACCGGCGCACCCCTTGCGCCGTCGGCACGGGCTCGTCGTCCTCTTTCGTTTCCTTGCGGCGCATCTTGCGGAGCCGTTCCTGGTGCCGGAGAACCGAGGCCTGGTCATGATCCTGCGGCCTGACGACAGGCACCGTCAGGCACACGCTCTGAGCCGGCAGTACATCGCACCAATCCTTGATCAGCTGCTTGTAGCATCGCCCCACGGGGCGGATGTTGCGATCGAGGTCGTAGAGCCCGACAGGCGTGACGCGATTGTTCTCCTCGCGCAGTGCCGTGTCCCAGTCCATCTGGTCGGTGAGTGAGTACCAAGTGAAACCGACGATCGGCACGCCGGTGTTGCGGACCCTCAGCACGTTGGCCCATTGCTTCCAGAGCCAGTTGACGGCCTCGTCGCCGTTCGGCCCCTCCATGAGGTTCGTCTCGGTATGCATCACCGGCAGGCGGTAGCGTTCATAATACTGGCGTGTGATTTCGTCA
Protein-coding regions in this window:
- a CDS encoding MBL fold metallo-hydrolase, which produces MTLRVTILGCGSSAGVPRVGVGWGACDPSNPKNRRRRCSILLEKAGPDGAVTTVLVDTTPDLRDQLLGADVRRLDAVLYTHEHADHIHGIDDLRPLALVQRHRIPVYADRMTSELLQMRFGYCFDTPAGSSYPPILKMRHLQIGVTAAVPGPGGAIEALPFKMVHGDIDAMGFRFGDLAYAPDVSLMPEESVRNLEGLEVLILDALRYTPHPTHFSVSEALTLIERVKPKRAILTNLHTDLDYETLRRKLPPHIEPAYDGLQIEMH
- a CDS encoding TatD family hydrolase; the encoded protein is MLVDSHCHLDFPDFQSRLPEVLAAAASAGVGRMVTISTHVARFDTYRALAEAHESVYCTIGTHPHNAAVEPDVPADRLVALSRHPRCIAIGEAGLDYHYDKSPRDVQQQVFRTHIAAARETGLPLVIHARNADDDMIRILTEETGRGRFDAVLHCFSSGEKLAQVGVELGLYVSFSGILTFRNSEDIRRIAANVPHDRLLVETDAPYLAPVPYRGKTNEPAFVAHTAHVLADVIGVADQAVAELTTANFYRLFAKAAAADAAQGQVLAS